ggactcagggcctgagcactgtccctggcttctttttgttcaaggttagcactctaccctttgagccacagcgccacttctggccattttctatatatgcggtgctgaggaatcgaacccagggctttatgtatacgccacaagcactcttgccactaggccatattcccagcccatctacgTGGTTTTTATGGAAGATTATAATGACAATTTTTCCCCCAAAGCAGATTTCAAAAATAGTATtgacggggggctggggatatggcctagtggcaagagtgcctgcctcatatacatgaggccctgggttcgattccccagcaccacatatacagaaaatggccagaagcggcgctgtggctcaagtggtagagtgctagccttgagcaaaaagaagccagggacagtgctcaggccctgagtccaagccccaggactggcaaaaataaaaataaaaaatagtgttgaCGATGTCTGTCTCCATTAAAGACGAGGAAATAAAATTAGatcaggtacctgtggctcacacctgtcatccttgctactcaggaagctgagatctgaggatcatggtttgaagccagctcaggcaggaaagactttatctccaattaatcaacaaaatgccagaagtgaaatggtgaagtgctagctttgagggagaGGGTAGCTCAGGGAagtgcactcagggcctgagttcaatccccaggactggaaaaaaataatataaaatataaattaaagttTAACCACAAAAATGCTAGATCAGGGCCATTTTCTGATAGAAGAGGCCAATGATCCAATATGTATTTCCCAAGAACCACCTTGCCCTGTAGTGCAGGAGAGGACACTGTGCTTGAACCCtgatacattttcattttctttttttttggccagtcctgggccttgggctcagggcctgagcactgtccctgcttcttcccgctcaaggctagcactctgccatttgagccacagcgccgcttctggccgttttctgtatatgtggtgctggggaatcgaacctagggcctcgtgtatccgaggcaggcactcttgccactaggctatatccccagcccccattttcattttcttgtgatattattatttttgtccttgtcctggagcttgaactcagggcctgggggctgtccctgagctattttgctccaggctagtgctctacccctttgaaccacatctccacttctggcttttctttttggtaattaattggggataagagtctcatggactttcttgcctgggctggctttgaaccgagatccttatatctcagcttcctgaatagctgggattacaggcacaagccactagtgcctgatgAGACACTTTCTCTGGAAGGAGCCTCTTCATGTCCAGCATTTGATAAAGAGACTCATGATAATTACATTCTACCCAcccaccaaagggggaaaaaaaagacaaaaacagcagGGGCCCTGTTGcaaagatctatctatctatctatctatctatctatatatatttttaaattgctgagtCTGTGCATGTAGCTAAGGAAAGTGCAGATTATGCCTTGGCCTTGCCAGACAGAAGTCCCTTGTCCCCGGATGTAACACAGGCCAATTGCCTAAGCAAAGACTTGGGGTTTCATGAGGAAGCAGAAGAACAAGGCATGCAGGACAGACACAGTTTCTGATTATTCAAGCATGGTGCTTGCCTCTTCCTCCCAAGGAATCAGCCCCGAGGGTGAGACTAAGGGACAGCAAGGTCACCTGGATTTAGGGCACAACCTAGGCTTCTACCCTATCCTGAATCCTCTGCCTGGGGCTGATCGATCGATCGATGCTGGACTCTACCCCCAGCCACCCTCTGGACAGCTTGATTATTGGCCATAGCTGATGTCAACACCACCCTCCCTCAATATTTCTTCCCTGTGGCTGGTGAGCCATGAATACTGTGTAGGTGGGCAAGGTAGGGTATGATCTAAAGTCCAAGCACAGAAAGGGGAGACCTagagggggaaggggctgggggggggatcctcctctcccctccccccgtaTTTGAGGGAGGGATCAATTTATACATCCCCCTGGTACTCAGGGGTTTCCAGGTCTATCTCCTATCTCCTTACCCCCATCACTAATTTATCTATGCTGGGGTTTTCACAGACTAGGGCTAGCTTCTAGGAAGGGAGGTCAGCTCCTTGTCCCTTGGTAGGTGGGTGGGACTTGTCACATGGAAGTGGCAAGTGGCCCAGACTGCGGGGCCAAAGCAGCAAGCCTGCTAGGGAGGAGGGACCTAGGCTAGAGTCCTTCATGAAACCCTGGGAGGGAAGGGCTGATTGGTGAACCCAGACCCACCAGGTGAGTTGCGGCTTCTGGGGACAAGAGAACAGAAGGAGATTGGTCATTTGGGCACTGCTGAGTCACTGGGAGCTCCCCACTGCCCTGAGTCCTGCCCTGTCCTCGCTGGGGCTGGCTAACCTGGGTCCAAGAGGCCAGTGCAGCCAGGCGGTgaagggccagggctgggggtggggcctggggcgggTCTGTGCCTCAGGTCTCAAGGGCTTGGGATCTGTACCTAGCAGAACAGCAAGGCTACCACTAAACAAGGTCTCAGGGCAAGGGAGACCtgtaaagagaaaagggaaaagagaagaaatggcaTCTCAGAGACTCCAAGTTCATAGGTTTATCCATTGAGTGTATAAAGCCGTGATACTCGGGGCTTGGAGGGGAATGGGACTTATTAGCTggatgaggggtgggggtggggcctgtGACACTGGGTGGAAGCTACTTTAGGGCCCCAGGGGGCTTCGGTAGAGACGGGGATGAGAGCACTAGCCAAGGACccaaagcatcagataccaagtttgcaaatcctggtctcagaccaaaaaaaaaaagaagaagaagaaaagcaggtgGGGGCAGGTAAAGAGTTGAAGGCGGGATTGGGGTATTGAgttaaggagggagagaagggaatatCTGGCCGGCCAGGACCCCCACCTCAAAAGAGACCGCAGTCTTTGAGGTTCTCCTTGATGATAATGTCGGTGACAGCGTCAAAGACAAACTTGACGTTCTGCGTGTCGGTGGCGCAGGTCATGTGCGAGTAGATCTCCTTCACGTCACGCCGCATGTTGAGCTCGAGGAACTGCACCTTGATGTAGTTGCCAGCATCCTCGTAGGTATTCGGTCCTGCAGCAGAAGGGGAGCAGGAAGCcctccctgagttcaggcctttaGGCCCCTGGCCCTGTGGGGAAGGAGTGGGACCTCGATGGTGGGTCTGgagcgccccctggtggtcaGGAGCCCTCACCGTCATAATCGGGGAAGCAGATGCTAAGGTGGGCCTTTTTGATCTTCTCAGAGAAGACGTCCTTCTTGTTGAGGAAGAGCACGATGGATGTGGTGGCGAAGTAGCGGTGGTTGCAGATGCTGTTGAACAGGTGCAGGCTCTCGTGCATGCGATTCTGGGGAAGGCAGCGGTGAAGGGGGACTGAGGTGCACAGCCAGccagatggccttgaactcatgctctccCTTGCGGCTGTGAGCTACTTGGCTTGCCTTTTAGTttcttctagtcctggggcttgaactgtgagcgtgggtactgtccctgagcttttcctctcCACGCTactgctactgctctaccacttgagccacagctccgtgttTGGGTTTTGATGGTTAAGTCTTGCATATTTAGCTGCTTAGTCTgacattgaaccttgatccttagatctcaacttcctaagtagctagggctacaggcttgagccaccagtgcctggctgtcccttagaccctttctccctccctccctccctccctccctccctccctccctccctccctccctcccttccattcctccttcctttttttccttttccttttttttttttttttttttgccagtcctgggccttggactcatggcctgagtactgtccctggcttctttttgctcaaggctagcactctgccacttgagccacagcgccacttctggcagttttctgtatatgtggtgctggggaatcgaacccagggtttcatgtattagaggcaagcactcttgccactaggccatatccccagccctcctttctttctttctttcccttccttcctttctttctttccttccttccttctttctttcccttccttccttccttccccttcccctccctccctccctccctccctccctccctcccttccattcctccttccttttttccttttccttttttttttttttttttttgccagtcctgggccttggactcatggcctgagtactgtccctggcttctttttgctcaaggctagcactctgccacttgagccacagcgccacttctggcagttttctgtatatgtggtgctggggaatcgaacccagggtttcatgtattagaggcaagcactcttgccactaggccatatccccagccctcctttctttctttctttcccttccttcctttctttctttccttccttccttctttctttcccttccttccttcccttccccttcccctccctccctccctccctccctccctccctccctccctccctccctccctccctccctccctccctccctcccttccttccttctttccttcctccttctttcttttccttccttccttccttccttccttccttccctttcctttccttccttcctctctttttcttcaaggccagtgctctatcacttgaaccatagttccttttccaacttttttgataggtaattggagagaagagtctcagagactttcctgcccaggctagcttcaaaccacaatcctcaaatctcagccttctgagtagcttggagtataggcgtgagccacaggtgtccaaCACAGCTTTAGCTTGCTGgctaggggcgggggggggggggggggagacgggaCACACAAATCTCCCATCTCCGACTCTCCCCAAACTCCTCCTCCCCCTTGAAGCATGCGATCCCTGCTGGGTAACTCACCACTTCATCATCCTCCACCAACACCATGTCGTAGGCGCTCAGGGCCGCGATAAAAATGATGCACGTCACACCTTCGAAGCAGTGGATCCACTTCTTGCGTTCAGAGCGCTGCCCTCCGACGTCAAACATCCTGCCGGCAGTGGGGATTTGAACCTACACATCTGAGCCCCTGCCGGTGCCTACAGTGACCTCCTCACCTACACTGGCTGAGGAGCTATCAAGTGGGACTGGCATCTTGAGGAGCTAgaccttttaatttatttgtttgtttgctggcagAGTTAAGGACCGAGGTCTTGGAGCAGtgaatttggtggggggggggggggtgtatacGGATGCGGGACTCTTACCTGAAATGGAGGTCCTTGAAGGAGAACTGTGTCTCAATGATGCCGGTGGTCTTCACACGGGAACGCAGTACGTCCTGCTCGGTGGGGACATAGCCCGGGGTCACCAGGCGCTCCAGGTCTGAGAGGTAGCTGAGGAAGACCCCAGGGTATGAATAGATGACGAGGAAGGGCACAACAGGGCTCTACCCAAGCTCCTGCGCCCTGTCCCAGCACTCACTAGCCAGCCGAGTCGTTGAGCTGGTACTCGGAGGCACGATCGAAGCAGGCCTGGATGCCCGAGTCCTTCCACAGACGCTGGATGATGTCTGACATCTCCTTGGGCATCGTGCCCTCCTCGATAGTATCGGCCATGTGCATCAACTTCCGTGCGTCGTcctggagggatggagggggggaggggtaggTCGTGAACCATGGATCTGGGCCCAGCCAAGTGCTTTagcatctccccccaccccggggggacCCCCATGAACCCATCTGCTGGCCCACCTGGCGAGCTGAGTCTCCATACTGGATGTTGAGTGTGGTCATGGCGCGTACAATAGCCAGAATGGATTGCAGTGTGTTGCCATAGATGATGGCAATGAACTCGAGACACTCTTCCAGGGAGTACCCGTCCTGGTGGATAATTCTGCAGTCAACGGGGAGCACAGTCAGAGCGTCATGGGTCAGTGGTGAAGACCAGACCCCCTGCCCCCATTGGCATGCATGCACCCCACCCTCCCAAAGGGAGTCTCTAGATACCAGGGACAACTCACTTCATCTGCTTGACAATGGTGCTCTTCCCAGATTCACCAGCACCTGAAAGGGGAAGCGGGGTTCAGCCTGCAcagaccccctccccgcccccacaagGAGATCTAAAACACGAATCGGCTAGGTTGATCTGTAGCCATGAGGCGTGGGGTGCCAGTTAAACCACGAATGACACCCACCCTAACTCCCACCTGCAGCTTATTGAGCAAAACGTTGGGGGATGTTAGGAAAAGAACGAAAAGAAGCTGAGCAAGGGAATCAGAAACTTCTGTGCTCAGCGCTGCAGAGGGGTGGGGATTCCTGAGATTCTAGGGAACAGGGCCTTGACCCAAAAGAAATCCTAGAGCGCCACTTAGTGGAGCTGTTTGGTACGACATGCACAGGCTGGTTTGAGCTGGGGCTCAACTAGGAAACccaacccaggggctgggaaggtggcttagcagtggagtgcttgcctagcatgcatgaagccctgggttcgattcctcggtagcACGGAAAAAGtcaggagcccaggccctgggttcaagccccaggactggcaaaaaacaaaaaacgctcatgtctataatcctagctggtcgatgagatctgaggatcacggttcaaagccagcccaggtaggaaagtccataagactcattgtctccaatgagccaccagaaaactgcaagtggagagctcagggatagtgaacaaaagaactcagggcagggctgggaatatggcctagtggcaagagtgcttgccttgtatacatgaagccctgggttcgattcctcagcaccacatatatagaaaatggccagaagtggcactatggatcaagtggcagagtagctagcctagagcaaaaagaagccagggactgtgctcaggccctgagttcaaggcccaggactggccaaagaaagaagaactcaaggacagggctcaggctcacggacaagcctcacaactgagaaaaaaaaaacaaaatgtgtgtgtgtgtgttacctgcactcttgcttagtttttgtttttttgctgccactctactacttgaaccacacttccacttctggcttttagctggttagctGGGAGATAGGAATTTCTCTGATTTCTCTACCCATCTCCTGAGATTTGAGGTGCCCCCAGCCCTCAGCAGCCCCTTTGCTTTTCACCTGAAGCTCCTGGAGGTCTCCTAGAGGCTCAGAAGGGAATTAgcgctttggggtgtgtgtgtgtgtgtgtgtgtgtgtgtgtgtgtgtgtgtgtttgagagaacaGAAATGACATTCCCTTTGAGCCTGCACTTGAGAGGCTATTGGGCACTGTTAATGGGATTTCCAGCTTAGCCTCTCTTGTCTTCCTGCTTGGGGCCCTCCCTGGCTTTAGACCTTCTCTACCCAAGCTTGCCCGGGACCTGGAGACTCTGAATGGAGCCTGTTTCATCCTCCAAAAGTAGCTCCTTCCTAGGTGCTGGGCAAGCCCCCCTCAGATCCTGAGCCTTACTGCCACATCCACAACTAGAACTAGAGGAAGCACAGACAGGGGGAGAGTGTGCTTGAATGGACACTTGCACAGAGGTGTGCTTGTCACACACTTCTTTGGGGGAGAGATTGCCCCCCTGGAGATTCTTCCTGGGAAACCCCAGAGCTTGTGACACCCCCACCTGTCAGTTCTAGGTCAGGACACAGCCTCGCTCCTTTTCCCACCTCACCCCTACTTCCTGCCTAGCCCCATGctacagacaccccccccccgcactgggCCCGTCCACACCCCTACCCAGCAGCAGTAGCTTCACTGTTCGAGCATCCTTCTCAGCGTCTTCTTTCAGCTTCTTTTCCAGCTCCCTGGAGTGCTTCTCTTCGGCACTGGCCCCGGCCCCCATGGTAACAGCAGCAGGCAGGAGGACAGGGTGAGCTGGCGCCTCTTCCGACGGAGGGGATCGCAGGAGCCTGGCTTAGGCCAGCCTCCGGCCTCCCCCAGACACCTCTGCTGGCCCCCAAGATGCCTGGCAGGCAACTGGCTTGCCCCAGACCTGTGCAGGGCCTGGTGGGGCTGCTTAGTGGGATTTGAGAGCTGAGGGTACCCCAAGACCCAATCAGAGACAAGGACAGGTGAAGCCAGCTCAGCCCCCTCCAACCTTCTAATCGGGGTGGCATGGCCTCAATCCCTTTAACCGCTGACTCTGCACCCCTTCCACTCCCcccaaaaacaattccaggagagGCCCTGGGCAGCCCTTCCCCTGCCCTACAGCAGGAGATATGTTCAAGAGGATTGTGAGGACGAGGGCCTCCTCCCCTAGGGCTGGCAGGAGGGGGAAGCAAGCCTGGTGCAcgctgctcgtgtgtgtgtgcacacacactagtactaggatttgaactcagggccagagtgctcTCTTAGCGTGTTTTGCTCCAAATTGGCATTCTAACACTTCAGCTACTTGATCgcttctgttttttggtggttaaagataagaatctcactttttgttgttgttgttgtccaggctggctttgaactttgatcctcgaatctcagcctcctgagtagcaccgGGCTACGGCACTGCTCCTTAACTCGTAAGCTCACACTGGCCCTGGGAGATGAGCGCCCCTATCACCAGCCCCACTTTACCGATGAGGAATCAGAGGCTCACGCAGTCACGCAGCAGGCAAAGGACTGGTGGCTCTGGGCCTGGTGggaatcacaaagaaaaaaacgTCGACTTCACACTTGCCCCATACCCCCTAGCTGGATCTGACCCTGACCAGGGCTTCTATACACTTCTGATGGACTCTGGACGTGTGCACATCTGCTATACGTGCCTAGGTGTCACCAAGCAAGGGGATGGCCAGACGCATTTTTGCACATGTGCACTTGAGCACTGGTAAACTTCCAAGTGcatggtttttctgtttgtttgttttgcttgtcctggggcttgaactcagggcctgggcactgtccctgggcttcttatactcaaggctagcgctctaccacttgagccacagcgtcacttctggctatgtatgtggtactgaggaatggaacccagggcttcatgcatgctaggggagcgctctaccactaagccacattcccagccctgcatgtacTTTCATATGTGTTCACATGCCTTTGTATGAATGttgatgggcacacacacacatatatgcacacagacaTGTGAGCTAGAGATAAATTGGTGCTAGAGATAAATGCTAGACAGATGTTTGACCGCAGAGATACATCCTTAGCACCCTGTGAATTTCTCTTTCTGgctatgtgtgcgtgtgcatgaaTTTTTCAGTGCTTGGGTAGGGTCccatgtgtttgtgcatgtgtctgAATGTACAAATGTGTACACGTATAACTATTGTGTGGCTATGAATTTGAGcatgtgcactttttttttttttggccagtcctggggcttgaactcaggtcctgggcactgtccctggcttctttttgctcaaggctagcactctaccacttgagccacttgggccacttctggcttcttctgtttgtggtactgaagaatcgaacccaggtcttcatgtatgctaggcaagcactctaccactaagccacattcccaggccagagCATGTGCattcttacacatgcacacacacgtatgtgcgtgtgcatgtgtgtagtgtgtgtgtgtgtgctggttcttaggtttgaactcaggacctgggtgctgtccctttgctcaaagctagcactctcccacttgagccacagcttcactttcaactTTGGAAATAgtctctcaaggattttcctgcccaggctggctttgaactgggatcctcagatctcagcctcctgagtagccaggattacagacgtgagccaccagcacctggcttctgttcTGTTCCCTGCTGATGTTCTAGGATCCGCTTTGTGGGTACCTGAGCACCTGCCGGCCTCAGCTCTGGGTCTAGAGCTCTGCTCACGTGCAGCACATTGATGGAAAATGGTTCAGCCTGAGCTGGGTGCTGAGCTCTCCGACTCTAGAGATTTCTCTCCATCTCACCGGGAGTCCCTTCAGCTCAGGCTCTCAAGGTTCTCTACTAGCTGGGTTTCTTGCCTGGAACCTAACAGCCTTTGAGTCCTCAATTCTGCGGCAGACTCAAGAAACCACAAGGGGGTGCCAGGGCCCCACACACTGAATGGTGGTGTGGAAAGTAGACACTGGTTCCTACCACAGGCTGGTAGCTTTGatgttggggtggggggctgggaatgtggcttagtggtagagtgcttgcttaacatgcataaaacgctgggttcgattcctcagcatcacatatacagaaaaagccggaagtggcactgcagctcaagtggtagagtgctagtcttgagcaaaaagaagccagggacagtgcccaggacctgagttcaagccccaggactggaaaacctcaaaaacaaacagagTGAGGCTGTGCCATCTGTACCACTTTCAGTCTCTGGGCTCCATCCACTCCCAGTGCTCCCCCCGACTCCGACATTGTAGGTGGGTCCCAGAAGTCTTTGCAGCCTTTCACACTGTTTAGGGGCTAGGGTAGTGTGGGAATGAACCTAGGCTTGCTAAACCACACCTGTTTTCTCTGTTCTGcttatttttgtttgcatttattcggtcgtgtgtgtgtgcgcgctcgcACGCGCGTGCAGGCACGCCAGTGCCGGGACTTAAATTACAGGCTTTATggtttcacttgatttttttccactcacagctggcgctctaccacttcagatacacctccacttccagatttcttgctggttaattggagataagtctcttggatttatgtctgcctgggctggcttcaaaccacaatcctcagatctcagtctgctgagtaactaggattatagatgtgagccaccagcgcctggctggattatttttgaggcagggtctcaatATAcaaccctggctggccttgagcccatgatcctcctacctcgtACTCACAAGTGTTGCAGATGACAAACTCGTGTGGCCCCACTCCTCCAGACTATTTAAGAGGGGCCATTCCACTGCCTCCCAGCTCCCCTTGCCCGTTAGATGTGGGCCTAACCCTCTCCCCCACACCATCACCAAGGAGAGAAGCCAAAGTCTAGTCCCAGAGCCAGTGTTTATTAGCAAGATGGAACCCAAGGACACCCGTggcctgggcagcagagggcTGCCGGGAGcccccacccatctacccaactcttcccagagcttttgtgcccaTCACTCGAAGCGTGGGTAGAaggagccctggggggggggtggaaagggGGGGAGCATGCAGGCCCAGGCTTGCACCGTGGCCTGTCTCCCCTCAGAGCCGAGGGCTCCCTTCAGTCCTGCCTGCATGGGGCCCCACTGCCGTTCTCCCCGTCACTGAGTTAAAGTGGCACAGGAAAGCTAAGGAGGTAGAGTGAGGCAGGGGACAGGAGCGGAAGGCCCTGCCCCACCTGGGCAGGGCGCCTCTCCTCCTGTCTCCAATAAATAGAGAATAAATACCTGGGAAGGACTGGCCATGGCCGAAGCCTCGACCCAGGCAGGGGTCAGCATCCTAGGACAGcccccccttcttcccttctctgggTGCcctgagcccccacccccagactccCAAGCAGTCTTGGTTATCTGTGCCTAAGCCACAGCACAGCCggtgacacacacacatcagcGAAGGTGTGCAGTTCGAGTCCCCTGCGAGCAGGGGGGCCCACAACCTCCGTGTGTCCTGCAGGTCGGGGCAATGGCGGTGGTGCGTGCAGACTTCCGGCGGAGTCTGAGGACTTGCAGGAGGCGGGTGCTGGCCGGGCCTCTGCCAACTTGCTGGGCCTGATTGGGTGGGCTCAGTTCTTTGCTGTCTTTGACCCACAATGGGTCTAAGTTCTGGATGATGGTGCCACTGAGGCAGGCTATATACAACCCACCAATAAATACTGTCTTTGCAGGGGCAGGGTATGTATagaatatagatttttttatatttatatttatatatatatatatatcttttatatTAAAAGGGATGAGGGCTAGGCTGGCCCGATGCGGGGCTCAGGCAGTTGGCCTCAAGTGTCTGGCGGGTGATGCCGTCGATTCCGAggttttttctggtcctggagttCGGGAGGCCTAGGGGCCCCCGGAGCCTCCCTGGGGCTCGGGGGCACGTGACGCCAGTAACCCTGGCAGTACTGATGGATAAGGCCCACTTCTGGCTGGGCTAGCAGCTGGGCCAGCTCCTGATACGGAGGTGTCGGGGGGAATGCGCCGGGGGGTGGAGGGGCGCTCACGGCCAGGGGGGGGAAGAGGGCAGCGTG
Above is a genomic segment from Perognathus longimembris pacificus isolate PPM17 chromosome 26, ASM2315922v1, whole genome shotgun sequence containing:
- the Gnat1 gene encoding guanine nucleotide-binding protein G(t) subunit alpha-1, producing the protein MPPRLEGWRGLSWLHLSLSLIGSWGTLSSQIPLSSPTRPCTGLGQASCLPGILGASRGVWGRPEAAHPVLLPAAVTMGAGASAEEKHSRELEKKLKEDAEKDARTVKLLLLGAGESGKSTIVKQMKIIHQDGYSLEECLEFIAIIYGNTLQSILAIVRAMTTLNIQYGDSARQDDARKLMHMADTIEEGTMPKEMSDIIQRLWKDSGIQACFDRASEYQLNDSAGYYLSDLERLVTPGYVPTEQDVLRSRVKTTGIIETQFSFKDLHFRMFDVGGQRSERKKWIHCFEGVTCIIFIAALSAYDMVLVEDDEVNRMHESLHLFNSICNHRYFATTSIVLFLNKKDVFSEKIKKAHLSICFPDYDGPNTYEDAGNYIKVQFLELNMRRDVKEIYSHMTCATDTQNVKFVFDAVTDIIIKENLKDCGLF